In Desulfobulbaceae bacterium DB1, the DNA window AGAATCCCTGACATCCTGTCCGTCGAGCAGACGGGGCAACTATTTGCCGCAACCAAAACCTTGAGCTACAAGGTCTTCTTTTTTACCTGCTACAGCATGGGCCTGCGCCTTGGCGAAGGCATTCGACTCACAGTCGGCGACATCGACGCAGGCAACATGCGGGTCCATATTCGTGATGCCAAGGGTAACAAGGACCGGCTGGTGCCGCTGCCAGACAAGACCTTGCGGGTGCTGCGGGAGTTCTGGGCCATGCACAAGCATCCCCGGTTCCTCTTCCCCAGCAGGAAAAGAGGTCTGAAAAATGCCCACCTGGTTGATTTGCCCCTGGACAGGGGCGGCATTCAAACCACCATGCAGACCGTTGTCCGGCAACTCGGCATAAAAAAAAATCTCATGCCACTCCCTGCGTCACAGCTATGCCACCCACATGCTGGAGGCCGGGGTTGATCTGCTTGAGCTGCAGCAGATCCTTGGCCATGTCAGCATCCTGACCACCGCCAGATACACCCACCTGACCTCCACCACGGCCAACAATGCGAGACTGGCCGTCAATTCCCTGGTCAACTCCCTGGACATCAGATGGGGAGGGCGTAAATAATGCTGCTCTCCACGATCATCAACAAGTTCAGGGACAGCTTCTTCCGCACCTACAACAAAAATCTCCTGTCAGGCCACATCAAGGCTCTGGAGTCCATGGCCCGATGCAGATACGAGCATGGACCGCACATGCTGGCCCGTTGTTCGGACCACCGGTGCGGCGAACGGATCTATATTCCCCATTCCTGCGGCCACAGAAACTGCCCCCATTGCCAGAACCATGAGAGCCGGCAGTGGCTGGAAAGCCAGCTTGACAAACGACTGCCGTGTCAATACTACCTGATCACCTTCACGCTGCCCGGGCAGATGCGGGATCTGGCGTGGAAACACCAGAAAACCGTTTACGCCCTGATGTTCAGGGCAGTACAGGACCTCCTGAAATCCTTCACCAATAACGACAAAAAACTCGGCGGATCAGCGGGATTCACCGCCATCCTCCACACCCATTCCAGAACCCTGGACTATCATCCGCACATCCACGTTGTCATGCCCGGAGCAAGCATCAACCCGCAAACCGGGCTGTGGAAGGAAAAATCCGGGAAATATCTCTTCAGCCACAAGGCCATGGCCAAGGTCTTTCGGGCGAAGCTGCTCCAGACCCTGGTCGAAAACAAGCTGCCGGTTCCCCATGATTGCCCCGATCAGTGGGTGGTTGACTGCAAGGACGCGGGCAACGGCGAGAAGGCCCTTATCTATCTTGGCCGTTATCTGTACCGGGGTGTTATCCGGGAAAAAGACATCCTGCACTGCCGGGACGGCATGGTCACCTTCCGGTATCGCCATGCCAAAAGCGGAGAAGACCGGACCCGAACCGTCAAGGGCGAGTACTTCCTCTACCTGCTTATGCTCCATGTGCTGCCCCGAGGGTTTCGACGGGCAAGGTCGTATGGTTTTCTCCATGCATGCAGCAAAAAGCTGCTCCGCTTCCTGCAGCTGGTGCTGCGGGTCGCGCCATGGCGCGCCCTTGTCCGCAACCTGAAGCAACGGCCGGCTATCATCTGCCCGGCCTGCGGGGCCGCCATGGTGATCGCCGCGACAATGATCGCCCGGCCACCGGCCATGGCCGCTCCGTTACGGCAATAGACGAGCCGGAGGCATCGGGTATGTAAACGAAAGCCGTGAACTTGCCGAGGACACAAGCCGGATTGCACCGGGACGGGACTCCTGCGCCCGAAAAACGCCGGAAATCAGCGTAAAGCAGCATGATACAGCACCAAAATCCTTTTCAAAGAACATTGCGGGGGCCACTCCCGTCTTCCTTCGCCTGATCCGATCCCTCCGGAACCCAAAAGCTCTTTTCTATATACGTCCACCGGGCTTGTCCAACCACCGGTTCAGATTGTGGCGCGCTACGCTTGCACAATCTAACCTTGTTCGTTACCCTGCGAACCGAGGAACTGCGTCAGGTCAATACCGCGCTCCAACAAAAAAACGATGCGCTGCAAGAGGCCATGACTGAAATAAAAACATTACGCAGCATTTTGCCCCTTTGTTCCTACTGCAAAAAAATCCGCGACGACAAAGGCTACTGGGAGCAGGTTGACGTTTACATCCACAAGCACTTTGACACGGACATCAGCCACAGCATCTGTCCGGAATGCGCCCAAAAACATTTCCCGGAGCTGAATATATCCCGATAAAGGCGCAACCCGCACCTTTTATCCCTTCTCGCTCCCCTGAATGCGCCTGATCAACGTCCAGGGAGGGCAGTCCAGCTCCTGATCCGGCGTCAGCACAACCCGGCTGCCCGGATTCGCCTGGGCAAGCGGCCTGCCTTCCGCGGTTTCCAATGAAAGGACCTGGAAGGGAACATTGTTCAGCCCCTCCTCCATGTATTCAAGGCTGTCGCCGGGCATAAGCCGGTGCCGCACCTCGATAAGCGGCCGGGCGCCGCTTTTCAGCACTATCCCCGCCGGCACATAGGTCTGGTCCACCACTGCGCCGCTGTAGCACATATCCTCCTCGCCGGGAGGATCGGCGAAAAAATTCTCCGTATACCCGCGACTGCCAAGTTTTGCCATTTCCTCCATGAACACCGGCGGCATGACGATATCCCGGAGGGGATCATCATTCAGGGCCGTCAGGACATAATCAAGCGCGGCCCGATAAATCCGGACAATGCCGCCCACGTAATAAATACCCTTCATCCGGCCCTCGATCTTGATCGAATCAACCCCGGCCCGCACCAGTTCCGGCAGCCGGTTCAAGAGACAGAGATCCTTGCTGTTGAAGATGTACATGCCCCGCGCATCCTCTTCCACCGGGAAGTACTGACCGGGCCTCTTTTCTTCCTGCAGGCGGTACCCGTAGCGGCAGGGATGGGCGCATTTGCCCTGATTGGCGTCCCGGCCGGTGAGATACAAACTCAGCATGCAGCGGCCTGAATAGGAGATGCAGAGGGCGCCGTGCACAAAGACCTCTATTTTGGCGGAAATTCCCTCCCTGATCCGCCGGATCTCTTCAAGGGACAGCTCCCGCGCCAGATTAAGCCGGGTCACCCCCTGTTCCTGCCAGAAAAGACCGCTTTCCACATTGGTGACATTGGCCTGGGTGGAGAGATGGACGGACATCTGCGGCACCACCCGGCGGGCAAGACGCAGCACACCCGGATCGGAAATGATCAGGCCGTCCGCGCCGAGCCGGGCAAGTTCTTGCAGATAGCCGGCCAGTTTCTCCAGATCCCGGTTGTGGGCAAAGATGTTGACGGTGACAAAGACGCGGACGCCCCGGCCATGGGCAAAGGCAATGCCCTCTTCCAGATCGGCCGGGGAAAAATTGGCGGCATGGGCCCGCAGGCTGAATTCCCGGCCGCCGAGATAAACGGCATCCGCCCCGTAACTGACGGCGGTTTTCAGTTTTTCAAGGCTGCCGGCCGGGGCCAGCAGTTCACAGGCAAAAGGTTTCTTCTTTTCCACGATATTCTCAACTTTGCTGTTGACTGAATTCCATCAAAACTGGTTGAATGTTTCTTTTTTGCACGGCGGCTCATAATGAATGAGCCGGAACACGAAAGTTTGCGCGAAGCAACTTCTTTCGTGACGGTTCCTAAATAAACCTTTTCTTCCGATGCTTCAACCGTGGATACGACGAAAAAAAAAATTGGCGTTGCCATGAGCGGCGGGGTGGACAGTACGGTCTGCGCGGCACGACTGCGGGAAAACCATACGGTTCACGGTTTTTTCATGGATATCGGGCTGCCGGACCGGGAAAAACAGATCGACAGGGTCGGCAGGGTGGCCGCGGGGCTGGATATCCCACTGGAAATCGTTGATCTCAGCCGCAGCTTTCAGCAGGAGGTCATCGACTACTTCCGCCGAAGCTACCATGCCGGAAAAACCCCGAATCCCTGCGTCATCTGCAATCCGCTGATCAAGTTCGGCAAGCTTCTGGAACGCGTCCGCCGTTGCGGCATGGACAAAATGGCCACCGGCCATTATGTTCGCCTCCAACGGGACGACAAGGGTTTTCATCTGCTCAAGGGGCGGGACACGAAAAAAGACCAGTCCTACTTTCTGTGCGGTCTCAATCGGGAACAGCTTTCTCACCTGCTTTTTCCGCTGGGAGATCTGACCAAGGAAGAGGTCTATCACCAGGCCCGTGGGCTCGGATTCAGCCAGTTTCAGGGATCAGGCACGGAAAGCCAGGATGTCTGTTTTTTGCAGAACCGCAGCGTGGCCGACTTCCTGAAAGAGGAGACAGATTGGGCCAAAGGTGATATTGTCACGGCAAACGGCGACAAGGTCGGGGATCATGACGGTTTTTTTCAGTACACCATCGGCCAGCGCCGGGGCTTGGGCATCTGCGACAGTACGCCCTCCTATGTCGTTGCGCTTGATGCGGGAAAAAACCGGGTCATTGTCGGCAAGGCAGAGGGGCTGTGGCGCCGGGAATTTCTTGTCAGCCGCATGAACTGGATTTGCGGCTCACCGCCGCCGCTGCCGCTACGAACCATGGTCAGGATACGCTCCCGCCATCATGAAACCCGGGCCGAGGTGATCCGCGCGGGCGAATTTTACAAAGTTATTTTTGACCAGCCGCAACGGGCCATCACCCCGGGCCAGTTTGCC includes these proteins:
- a CDS encoding tRNA 2-thiouridine(34) synthase MnmA yields the protein MSGGVDSTVCAARLRENHTVHGFFMDIGLPDREKQIDRVGRVAAGLDIPLEIVDLSRSFQQEVIDYFRRSYHAGKTPNPCVICNPLIKFGKLLERVRRCGMDKMATGHYVRLQRDDKGFHLLKGRDTKKDQSYFLCGLNREQLSHLLFPLGDLTKEEVYHQARGLGFSQFQGSGTESQDVCFLQNRSVADFLKEETDWAKGDIVTANGDKVGDHDGFFQYTIGQRRGLGICDSTPSYVVALDAGKNRVIVGKAEGLWRREFLVSRMNWICGSPPPLPLRTMVRIRSRHHETRAEVIRAGEFYKVIFDQPQRAITPGQFAVLYQGDEMIGGGEIAR
- a CDS encoding IS91 family transposase, producing MLLSTIINKFRDSFFRTYNKNLLSGHIKALESMARCRYEHGPHMLARCSDHRCGERIYIPHSCGHRNCPHCQNHESRQWLESQLDKRLPCQYYLITFTLPGQMRDLAWKHQKTVYALMFRAVQDLLKSFTNNDKKLGGSAGFTAILHTHSRTLDYHPHIHVVMPGASINPQTGLWKEKSGKYLFSHKAMAKVFRAKLLQTLVENKLPVPHDCPDQWVVDCKDAGNGEKALIYLGRYLYRGVIREKDILHCRDGMVTFRYRHAKSGEDRTRTVKGEYFLYLLMLHVLPRGFRRARSYGFLHACSKKLLRFLQLVLRVAPWRALVRNLKQRPAIICPACGAAMVIAATMIARPPAMAAPLRQ
- a CDS encoding peptidase U32; the encoded protein is MEKKKPFACELLAPAGSLEKLKTAVSYGADAVYLGGREFSLRAHAANFSPADLEEGIAFAHGRGVRVFVTVNIFAHNRDLEKLAGYLQELARLGADGLIISDPGVLRLARRVVPQMSVHLSTQANVTNVESGLFWQEQGVTRLNLARELSLEEIRRIREGISAKIEVFVHGALCISYSGRCMLSLYLTGRDANQGKCAHPCRYGYRLQEEKRPGQYFPVEEDARGMYIFNSKDLCLLNRLPELVRAGVDSIKIEGRMKGIYYVGGIVRIYRAALDYVLTALNDDPLRDIVMPPVFMEEMAKLGSRGYTENFFADPPGEEDMCYSGAVVDQTYVPAGIVLKSGARPLIEVRHRLMPGDSLEYMEEGLNNVPFQVLSLETAEGRPLAQANPGSRVVLTPDQELDCPPWTLIRRIQGSEKG